One genomic region from Rothia dentocariosa ATCC 17931 encodes:
- a CDS encoding HtaA domain-containing protein, translating to MSFTFASRQRTLRRICALTLAGAMLLPATPLLAVNAHADSGVAVAAEQNQSTGNITWGIKTSFRNYIGEPYKVSEGASYNSTDLFTFPNQEAKVSEDGNQVSLQGSGKVQYISHCADRNKPEECSLNLTLSNPRIEMDAAQGTGTLYMVVRTKNYTSGQWEGPHEIPMAKLSLKTAQQSEKDGVVTWSNVAANLTAEGNHAFSNFYEDGVGLDALTFSYSGTQAKDAQNSGYKLGESLNSGTDINNPQNTVRAGSYLFYAAGKSFGGGADARYAVIDPKTLQQTESATLPMGSSAHFAANPATGDIVFVNANTRALERYRVDESGKLVSQGAFAGVTFSESENILALGYNEATNSWAVLTADSSGQARYVNVASDGTVKAQTVKSPLDFDPSVAHADDLSEYYGDVFTGSTRTLAPLPDGSFLYSPNKSVYNEEGNKIQNGQLLHLSAQGISVVEQTQPKDAEEAASLNGLLTTPDGYVYRWNNYAASASAVQVLKYDGSSFTTVRESSTAPHGMGAIASFFTAGDKIVAVDSANGRLVWMSKTLEFDHDVPLSDLRSTDKSGSYNALELPNGDIIFPTMVEKNDGLESNLWLNRLVNTAKTPAPPEQPKPADPTPEPTPEPTQPAPEPSKPAETPTPEPSESSEAPAPEPSKPADPAPTPEPSKSADPAPTVPAPEPSKPTEPEPSKPAEPEPSKPAEPAQSFSDVHEGDMFYREITWLAGQNITTGWVDGTFRPHESIEREAIAAFFYRMSGSPEVQLPKDSPFTDVKEGDPFYKEIIWFQQQGITTGWPDKTFRPHDPVSREAMAAFFYRYSGKPPVEVQNAPFKDVPEQNMFYREIAWLHDSKITTGWDDGTFRPHESISREAMAAFLYRYAHRG from the coding sequence ATGTCTTTCACGTTTGCATCACGCCAGCGCACCCTCAGACGCATCTGCGCACTCACTCTCGCAGGCGCCATGCTCTTGCCCGCAACTCCGCTTTTGGCTGTGAACGCTCACGCCGATTCCGGTGTAGCGGTAGCCGCCGAACAGAACCAGAGCACCGGAAATATCACCTGGGGTATCAAAACCTCATTCCGCAACTACATCGGCGAACCGTACAAGGTCAGCGAAGGTGCAAGCTACAACTCCACCGACCTGTTCACCTTCCCCAACCAAGAAGCCAAAGTTTCCGAGGATGGTAACCAAGTTTCACTTCAGGGCTCCGGCAAAGTTCAATATATCTCGCACTGCGCCGACCGCAATAAACCCGAAGAATGCTCGTTGAACCTAACGCTCTCAAACCCGCGCATCGAGATGGATGCGGCACAGGGCACCGGTACGCTCTACATGGTTGTGCGCACCAAAAATTACACCTCCGGGCAGTGGGAAGGACCCCACGAAATCCCGATGGCGAAGCTCTCGCTCAAAACCGCTCAGCAGAGTGAAAAAGACGGCGTTGTCACCTGGAGCAATGTTGCGGCTAATCTCACCGCCGAAGGTAATCACGCATTCTCGAACTTCTACGAAGACGGCGTGGGGCTGGACGCTCTCACCTTCTCGTATTCCGGTACTCAGGCGAAAGATGCCCAAAACAGCGGCTATAAACTGGGTGAGAGCCTGAACTCGGGTACCGATATTAATAATCCGCAAAATACCGTGCGCGCGGGCTCTTATCTTTTCTACGCGGCAGGTAAAAGCTTCGGCGGCGGGGCGGATGCACGCTACGCGGTCATCGACCCAAAGACTTTGCAGCAGACAGAGTCTGCAACCCTGCCGATGGGTTCCAGCGCGCACTTTGCCGCCAACCCCGCCACCGGCGATATCGTGTTTGTGAACGCGAATACTCGCGCCTTGGAACGCTACCGGGTAGATGAATCCGGCAAGCTTGTATCTCAGGGTGCTTTCGCGGGTGTCACCTTCAGCGAATCCGAAAATATTCTGGCGCTCGGTTACAACGAAGCGACCAACAGCTGGGCTGTGCTCACCGCCGATAGCAGCGGGCAGGCGCGGTACGTCAACGTCGCCTCCGATGGCACGGTGAAAGCGCAAACCGTCAAATCTCCGCTGGACTTTGACCCCTCGGTGGCACACGCCGATGACCTGAGCGAATATTATGGCGACGTTTTCACCGGAAGCACCCGCACGCTTGCGCCGCTGCCCGACGGCTCGTTCCTATACAGCCCCAATAAATCTGTGTACAACGAAGAGGGCAATAAGATTCAGAACGGTCAGCTGCTTCACCTGAGCGCTCAGGGTATTTCGGTGGTTGAGCAAACCCAGCCCAAGGATGCGGAAGAGGCAGCCAGCCTCAACGGCCTGCTCACCACTCCAGACGGATATGTCTACCGGTGGAATAACTACGCCGCAAGCGCCAGTGCCGTGCAGGTTCTCAAGTACGATGGTTCTTCCTTCACAACGGTGCGCGAAAGCTCCACCGCGCCGCACGGTATGGGGGCGATCGCCTCTTTCTTCACCGCTGGCGACAAGATTGTGGCGGTCGATTCCGCAAATGGCCGCCTGGTCTGGATGTCAAAGACCCTTGAATTTGATCACGATGTGCCGCTCTCTGACTTGCGTTCGACCGATAAGAGCGGGTCGTACAACGCGCTTGAGCTGCCGAATGGGGATATTATCTTCCCCACGATGGTTGAGAAGAATGACGGTCTGGAATCTAACCTGTGGCTCAACCGCCTGGTGAATACCGCTAAGACACCGGCACCCCCCGAACAGCCGAAACCTGCTGATCCGACCCCGGAACCAACCCCTGAACCGACGCAACCCGCGCCCGAGCCCAGCAAACCGGCTGAAACACCGACTCCCGAGCCATCGGAAAGCTCCGAGGCACCAGCGCCTGAGCCCAGCAAACCTGCTGACCCTGCTCCAACCCCTGAACCGAGTAAATCAGCTGACCCGGCCCCGACGGTCCCCGCACCGGAACCGTCGAAGCCTACCGAGCCGGAGCCCAGTAAGCCTGCCGAACCTGAGCCGAGTAAACCGGCAGAGCCCGCTCAGTCGTTCTCGGATGTGCACGAAGGCGATATGTTCTACCGCGAGATTACCTGGCTTGCCGGGCAGAACATCACAACCGGCTGGGTCGATGGCACGTTCCGCCCGCACGAAAGCATCGAACGTGAGGCTATTGCGGCGTTCTTCTATCGTATGTCCGGATCGCCCGAGGTACAGCTGCCGAAGGATTCCCCCTTTACCGACGTGAAGGAAGGCGACCCCTTCTACAAGGAAATCATCTGGTTCCAGCAGCAAGGTATTACAACCGGCTGGCCTGATAAGACCTTCCGCCCGCACGACCCCGTCAGCCGCGAGGCTATGGCCGCATTCTTCTACCGTTACTCTGGGAAACCACCGGTTGAGGTGCAGAATGCGCCTTTCAAGGATGTTCCCGAACAGAACATGTTCTACCGTGAAATTGCCTGGCTGCATGACAGCAAGATTACGACCGGTTGGGATGATGGAACGTTCCGTCCCCACGAGAGCATCAGTCGTGAGGCTATGGCGGCGTTCCTGTACCGTTACGCACACCGCGGCTAA